Proteins encoded together in one Streptomyces umbrinus window:
- a CDS encoding ABC transporter permease: MTFWHCLHAEWIKIRTMRSTLYVILGTLAFCIGLAALNASSAGNEFADLSPADQASFDPLATSLRGYLLAQIALGLLGGLVITSEYGARTIVPTLIAVPHRARVLVSKAVVLVGVALPVGIAVSLAGFLVGQASLSGAGAPHLALSDGVALRGIVGGGLYLALAGLFGLALGTVIRSTTATVTTLFGVMLIVQAFAPALPGGLGDWVSKYWPPIAGGQIITSYQDPDLLSP, translated from the coding sequence GTGACTTTCTGGCACTGCCTGCACGCCGAGTGGATCAAGATTCGTACGATGCGGTCGACGTTGTACGTGATCCTGGGCACCCTGGCGTTCTGCATCGGTCTCGCTGCGCTGAATGCCTCGTCCGCGGGCAATGAGTTCGCGGACCTGAGTCCCGCGGACCAGGCCTCGTTCGACCCGCTGGCCACCAGCCTGCGCGGCTACCTGCTTGCGCAGATCGCGCTCGGCCTGTTGGGCGGCCTGGTCATCACCTCGGAGTACGGTGCGCGCACGATCGTCCCCACCCTGATTGCTGTTCCGCACCGGGCGCGGGTGCTGGTATCCAAGGCTGTGGTGCTGGTGGGCGTGGCGCTCCCGGTCGGGATCGCGGTGTCACTGGCCGGGTTTCTCGTCGGGCAGGCGTCGCTGTCCGGGGCGGGCGCTCCGCACCTGGCACTCTCCGACGGCGTGGCACTGCGTGGCATCGTAGGTGGTGGCCTTTACCTGGCACTGGCCGGGCTCTTCGGACTGGCTCTGGGCACGGTGATCCGTTCCACCACGGCGACGGTGACCACACTGTTCGGGGTGATGCTGATTGTTCAGGCCTTCGCCCCGGCCCTGCCCGGCGGACTGGGTGACTGGGTGTCGAAGTACTGGCCGCCGATCGCTGGCGGGCAGATTATCACCAGCTATCAGGACCCCGACTTGCTCAGCCCCTGA
- a CDS encoding carboxymuconolactone decarboxylase family protein: MSGVVPEKARLQPVDEGELHEKTLTSLAPYRDQDGRIYTIWATLAHHQEALRRFILFGNHVLGKNTLPLSSRELMILRIAVRARAAYEWDQHVRIARRAGLTDDTILAAATGDWDGLEELDRVLLSATDSLLDRQGVDDELWDRLTAHLSTEQVIDVLYTVGQYLTIATVINTLGVQVEGDLALPLPEPTEKKEEAA, translated from the coding sequence ATGTCGGGAGTAGTGCCCGAGAAGGCCCGCCTGCAGCCCGTCGACGAGGGCGAGCTGCATGAGAAGACGCTGACGTCGCTGGCGCCGTACCGCGATCAGGACGGGCGGATCTACACGATCTGGGCGACGCTGGCCCACCACCAGGAGGCTCTGCGCCGCTTCATCCTCTTCGGCAACCACGTGCTGGGGAAGAACACCCTGCCGTTGTCGTCCCGGGAGCTGATGATCCTGCGGATCGCCGTCCGGGCGCGGGCCGCGTACGAGTGGGACCAGCACGTCCGGATCGCCCGCCGCGCCGGGCTCACCGACGACACGATCCTGGCCGCCGCGACCGGCGACTGGGACGGACTGGAGGAGCTGGACCGGGTGCTGCTCTCCGCCACCGATTCGCTCCTGGACCGCCAGGGCGTCGACGACGAGCTGTGGGACCGGCTGACGGCCCACCTGAGCACCGAGCAGGTCATCGACGTCCTCTACACCGTCGGCCAGTACCTGACCATCGCCACCGTCATCAACACCCTCGGGGTCCAGGTCGAGGGCGACCTCGCACTGCCCCTGCCCGAACCGACCGAGAAGAAGGAAGAAGCCGCATGA
- a CDS encoding multidrug effflux MFS transporter produces MEHGTDLPAAMLLALALAYGVSPLAIDMYLSAFPRMARDLHASATGVQLTLTAFMTGLAVGQLVIGPLSDRWGRRRPLLAGTAVSVLAGLLCAAAPSVGLLVAARFTHGVSGAAGIVIARAVVGDRARGAGAARAYGLLMMTAGVAPVVAPLIGGALVGAVGWRGIFLVLAGLAALTFLGALFLVPETLPPDRRSGGGLATTLRRTGTLLTDRPFLGYAFAFAFGFGTLFSYLAASPFVYQNVFDLSIGTYAVILAANAVGFTATSALNRRIVRRFGARLLLRVGLLVMAVCSTTLCLLAGTGLLVRDLAVPLVFVTVSSLGLIAANATALAVARAPQAAGSASAIVGALQFGLAATVSPLVGLGGENTAVPMAVAMAASTVVAGSAVLVLAGTDRDGDELA; encoded by the coding sequence ATGGAACACGGAACGGACCTGCCGGCCGCGATGCTGCTGGCGCTGGCCCTGGCCTACGGAGTCTCCCCGCTGGCCATCGACATGTATCTGTCGGCGTTTCCGCGCATGGCGCGTGACCTGCATGCCTCAGCCACCGGCGTCCAGCTGACGCTGACCGCGTTCATGACCGGCCTGGCCGTCGGGCAACTGGTCATCGGGCCGCTGTCGGACCGCTGGGGCCGGCGTCGGCCGCTGCTGGCCGGGACCGCGGTGAGCGTGCTCGCGGGGCTGCTCTGCGCCGCGGCGCCCTCCGTCGGACTGCTCGTCGCGGCCCGTTTCACGCACGGCGTCAGCGGAGCCGCCGGGATCGTCATCGCCCGTGCCGTGGTCGGCGACCGGGCCCGCGGGGCGGGGGCGGCCCGGGCGTACGGACTGCTGATGATGACCGCCGGCGTGGCACCGGTCGTCGCCCCGCTGATCGGCGGAGCACTGGTCGGTGCCGTCGGCTGGCGCGGGATCTTCCTCGTCCTCGCGGGCCTGGCGGCACTGACGTTCCTCGGCGCGCTCTTCCTGGTCCCCGAGACCCTGCCGCCCGACCGGCGGAGCGGCGGGGGGCTCGCCACCACCCTCCGCCGTACCGGCACCCTCCTCACCGACCGCCCGTTCCTCGGCTACGCCTTCGCCTTCGCCTTCGGGTTCGGCACCCTGTTCAGCTACCTCGCGGCTTCGCCGTTCGTCTACCAGAACGTCTTCGATCTCTCAATCGGGACCTACGCGGTGATCCTGGCTGCCAACGCTGTGGGATTCACTGCCACCAGCGCCCTCAACCGGCGGATCGTCCGGCGCTTCGGCGCCCGTCTCCTGCTGCGCGTCGGCCTCCTCGTCATGGCGGTGTGCTCTACGACGCTGTGCCTGCTCGCCGGCACCGGACTGCTCGTCCGAGACCTCGCCGTCCCGTTGGTCTTCGTGACGGTTTCGTCGCTCGGTCTGATCGCGGCCAACGCCACGGCGCTCGCCGTCGCCCGCGCTCCGCAGGCGGCGGGCAGCGCGTCGGCGATCGTCGGGGCTCTGCAGTTCGGTCTGGCCGCCACCGTCTCCCCGCTGGTCGGACTGGGCGGAGAGAACACCGCCGTCCCCATGGCCGTGGCCATGGCCGCTTCGACGGTCGTGGCGGGATCGGCCGTGCTGGTGCTGGCGGGAACCGACCGGGACGGTGACGAACTCGCCTGA
- a CDS encoding ABC transporter ATP-binding protein, producing MIEVCGLSKHYGEVLAVDDLTFAVRPGEVTGFLGPNGAGKSTTMRMIVGLDAASSGTATVGGRPYAAQPAPLKVVGALLDPGAVLPSRTAFHHLLALAAGNGISRSRVAAVLEEVGLEKVSRRRAGTFSLGMRQRLGIAAALLGDPPVLVFDEPLNGLDPEGIVWIRSLMRRMAAEGRAVLMSSHLMSEMELTADHLIVIGRGRLIADTTMKDFIEAHSEREVFVRSPQAEELRSMLGAAVQVRTESSDALVVTGLEAAEIGALASVSGVELHELAPRQVSLEKAFMDLTRDAVEYQSEKETSR from the coding sequence ATGATCGAAGTATGTGGCCTGTCGAAACACTATGGCGAGGTTCTGGCCGTGGATGATCTGACGTTCGCTGTCCGGCCCGGGGAAGTGACCGGGTTCCTGGGGCCCAACGGTGCCGGCAAGTCGACCACGATGCGGATGATTGTGGGCCTGGACGCCGCCAGCTCCGGGACTGCGACTGTGGGCGGGCGGCCGTATGCTGCGCAGCCCGCGCCGCTGAAGGTGGTCGGGGCGCTCCTGGATCCGGGCGCGGTGCTGCCCAGTCGCACCGCATTTCACCATTTGCTGGCGCTGGCGGCCGGCAACGGGATCTCGCGCAGCCGGGTTGCGGCGGTGCTGGAGGAAGTCGGCTTGGAGAAGGTGAGCCGCCGGCGTGCCGGGACGTTCTCCCTCGGCATGCGTCAGCGGCTGGGGATCGCTGCGGCCCTGCTGGGTGATCCGCCGGTGCTGGTCTTCGACGAGCCGCTCAATGGGCTGGATCCGGAGGGCATCGTGTGGATCCGTTCACTGATGCGGAGGATGGCGGCCGAAGGACGCGCGGTTTTGATGTCCAGCCATCTGATGAGCGAGATGGAACTGACCGCTGACCACCTCATTGTCATCGGCCGGGGAAGACTGATCGCCGACACCACGATGAAGGACTTCATCGAGGCTCACTCCGAGCGCGAGGTCTTTGTCCGCAGCCCCCAGGCCGAGGAACTGCGCAGCATGCTCGGTGCAGCCGTTCAGGTGCGGACCGAGAGCAGCGACGCTTTGGTGGTGACCGGCCTGGAGGCCGCCGAGATCGGCGCGCTGGCGTCGGTCAGCGGAGTGGAGCTGCACGAGCTTGCTCCGCGCCAGGTGTCGCTGGAAAAGGCGTTCATGGACCTGACCCGGGATGCGGTGGAATACCAGTCGGAGAAGGAGACGAGCCGATGA
- the paaZ gene encoding phenylacetic acid degradation bifunctional protein PaaZ: MLQSFLQDTWVTPTVTPASAVAVRDAVTGETICHVSSEGLDVAGAFAHARRVGGPALRDLTFPQRADLLDAVAAAVRARREELYVLSARAGATLTDARYDVDGGVRVLRDYATRARAELPDAPYLLEGPAERLARGEDFLGVHLVSPSPGLMLQVNAFNFPVWAPLEKLAQAVLAGVPSVVKPATPTAYLTEHLVRIVAEAGVLPPGALQMVVGSVRTALDLLHEQDVLSFTGSAATAATLRTHPDLVARSVRFNAEADSVNAIVLAPDVEPGSPLFEAFVREVVTEMTVKAGQKCTAIRRVLVPREHELAALDAISAELAGVTIGNPAAEGVRMGAVVSLDQRDDVRRAVRAIVESGRFVYGDPGKVRVVDADPERGAFLDTLLISADPDASAPHEVEPFGPAATVLAYRDTAHATDLVARGRGSLAASVVGDDLAWTTAFVREAAPWHGRLHLLDSTNLTQTTGHGSPLPALRHGGPGRAGGGSEMGGTRGVVDLMQRTALQASPRLLDSLRNGHARPPADSA; the protein is encoded by the coding sequence ATGCTCCAGAGTTTTCTGCAGGACACCTGGGTCACCCCCACGGTCACGCCCGCGTCGGCGGTCGCCGTACGCGACGCGGTCACCGGCGAGACGATCTGCCACGTCTCCTCCGAAGGGCTCGACGTCGCCGGGGCGTTCGCCCACGCACGACGCGTCGGCGGTCCCGCCCTGCGCGACCTCACCTTCCCGCAGCGAGCCGACCTCCTGGACGCGGTCGCCGCCGCCGTCCGGGCCCGCCGCGAGGAGCTCTACGTGCTGTCGGCGCGCGCCGGTGCGACCCTGACGGACGCCCGGTACGACGTCGACGGCGGCGTCCGCGTGCTGCGCGACTACGCCACCCGGGCCAGGGCCGAACTCCCGGACGCGCCCTACCTGTTGGAGGGCCCCGCCGAACGCCTCGCGCGCGGTGAGGACTTCCTCGGCGTCCACCTCGTCTCCCCCTCACCGGGCCTGATGCTCCAGGTGAACGCCTTCAACTTCCCGGTCTGGGCGCCGCTGGAGAAGCTCGCGCAGGCGGTGCTGGCCGGCGTGCCGAGCGTGGTGAAGCCGGCCACGCCCACCGCGTACCTCACGGAACACCTGGTACGGATCGTGGCCGAGGCCGGGGTCCTGCCTCCCGGTGCCCTGCAGATGGTCGTGGGCTCGGTGCGCACGGCGCTCGATCTGCTCCACGAACAGGACGTGCTCTCCTTCACCGGCTCGGCCGCCACCGCCGCGACCCTGCGCACGCACCCCGACCTGGTGGCCCGCTCCGTCCGGTTCAACGCGGAGGCCGACTCCGTCAACGCCATCGTCCTCGCGCCGGACGTCGAGCCCGGATCCCCGCTGTTCGAGGCATTCGTCCGCGAGGTCGTCACCGAGATGACGGTCAAGGCGGGCCAGAAGTGCACCGCGATCCGCCGGGTCCTCGTCCCGCGCGAGCACGAACTCGCCGCCCTGGACGCGATCTCGGCCGAGCTGGCAGGCGTGACCATCGGCAACCCCGCTGCGGAGGGCGTCCGGATGGGGGCAGTCGTCAGCCTGGATCAGCGCGACGACGTACGGCGGGCGGTGCGCGCCATCGTCGAGTCCGGCCGCTTCGTGTACGGCGACCCGGGCAAGGTGCGCGTGGTGGACGCCGACCCGGAGCGGGGCGCCTTCCTGGACACGCTGTTGATCTCCGCGGACCCGGACGCCTCGGCACCCCACGAGGTCGAACCCTTCGGACCGGCCGCGACCGTGCTGGCGTACCGCGACACCGCCCACGCCACGGACCTGGTTGCGCGCGGCCGTGGCAGCCTCGCCGCCTCCGTGGTCGGCGACGACCTCGCCTGGACGACCGCCTTCGTCCGGGAGGCGGCTCCCTGGCACGGGCGGCTCCACCTGCTGGACTCGACGAACCTGACGCAGACCACCGGGCACGGATCCCCGCTCCCCGCCCTGCGCCACGGCGGCCCGGGCCGAGCCGGCGGGGGATCGGAAATGGGGGGCACCCGCGGTGTCGTGGACCTGATGCAGCGAACGGCACTCCAGGCGTCACCGAGGCTGCTGGACTCCCTCCGGAACGGGCACGCCCGGCCGCCGGCCGACTCCGCGTGA
- a CDS encoding transposase translates to MAAPRKYSLELRERAVRMYRTAEPKPQIKKLAVDLGVHPEALRGWIRQAEADAGERDDRLTSDERAELTALRKENTQLKRANDVLRTASAFFAAQLDPTRPR, encoded by the coding sequence ATGGCTGCACCCCGGAAATACTCGCTCGAGTTGCGTGAGCGTGCGGTACGTATGTATCGCACCGCTGAGCCGAAGCCCCAGATCAAGAAGCTGGCCGTCGACCTCGGCGTGCACCCGGAGGCCCTGCGTGGCTGGATCCGCCAGGCCGAGGCGGACGCCGGCGAGCGCGACGACCGTCTCACCAGCGACGAACGCGCCGAACTCACGGCCCTGCGCAAGGAGAACACCCAGCTCAAGCGGGCCAACGACGTCCTGCGGACGGCCTCGGCGTTTTTCGCGGCGCAACTCGACCCGACCCGGCCCAGGTGA
- a CDS encoding IS3 family transposase: MTALVDEHPRLGVECVLRELHIPSSTYYRWRRAEKEPCERRRRDVELTERIKEIHADSTGVYGSPRVHAVLKREGTPVGRKRVERLMREADLAGVSPRRKGFTRRDPKATLAPDLVNRDFTAPAPNRLWVTDLTMISTGEGPLWLSAIRDAFSRRVVAWETSARADADLVLTTLEYALASREVEPGKLIHHADHGCQYTSIKLTTRLMRAGVEASMGSVGDSYDNALAENLWMLIKTEGLRGRTFTTRAEVNLALFEYVDGFYNSRRIQERLGFLSPIEFEEKYYAEQATAEPTNLNTRHPLLTS; encoded by the coding sequence GTGACGGCGCTCGTCGACGAGCATCCCCGCCTGGGAGTCGAGTGCGTACTTCGGGAACTCCACATCCCCTCCTCCACCTACTACCGCTGGCGCCGCGCGGAGAAGGAGCCCTGCGAACGGCGGCGTCGCGACGTCGAGCTGACCGAGCGGATCAAGGAGATCCACGCCGACTCCACCGGCGTCTACGGCTCTCCGCGCGTGCACGCCGTGCTGAAACGCGAGGGCACCCCGGTGGGCCGCAAACGGGTCGAGCGCCTGATGCGTGAGGCCGACCTCGCGGGTGTGAGCCCGCGGCGGAAGGGCTTCACGCGCCGGGATCCGAAGGCCACCCTGGCCCCGGACCTGGTCAACAGAGACTTCACCGCACCGGCGCCGAACCGGTTGTGGGTCACCGACCTCACGATGATCTCCACCGGCGAGGGGCCGTTGTGGCTGTCCGCGATCCGCGACGCGTTCTCCCGCCGGGTCGTCGCGTGGGAGACCTCCGCCCGCGCGGACGCCGACCTGGTCCTGACCACGCTGGAGTACGCGCTCGCGTCCCGCGAGGTCGAGCCGGGCAAGCTCATTCACCACGCCGACCACGGCTGTCAATATACGTCCATCAAGCTCACAACTCGGCTCATGCGGGCGGGAGTTGAGGCGTCCATGGGTTCGGTCGGGGACTCGTACGACAACGCGCTCGCGGAGAACCTCTGGATGCTCATCAAAACCGAGGGCCTCCGCGGCCGCACCTTCACCACGAGGGCCGAGGTGAATCTCGCGCTCTTCGAGTACGTCGACGGCTTCTATAACTCCCGCCGCATCCAGGAACGGCTCGGCTTCCTCAGCCCGATCGAGTTCGAGGAGAAGTACTACGCCGAGCAGGCGACGGCCGAACCAACGAATCTGAACACCCGTCACCCCCTGCTGACGAGCTGA
- a CDS encoding VOC family protein — MTIQSLGYVGIGAPDPDAWAEYARTVIGLAVEPGAAADSGSAPGEGPVRYRLRMDQHPFRMWLTEAEPGGVTVIGWEVRDGAAIDAMTVRLKEAGVDVTAGTEEECRDRQVARMVHFTGPLGIRTELFCGRRLAPSQFVSPLGVDFVTGEQGLGHVVMKTPHVQEAVDFYCEILGFRLSDTADYPWGTFYFLGCNPRHHSIAFIRSYKNEGTHHILCEVTSPEEVGRALDRTREHEVELMATLGKHANDGMFSFYMTSPAGFGIEIGAGGVQVDESTWVSRTYTADIWGHHPVD; from the coding sequence ATGACGATCCAGAGCCTTGGGTATGTGGGCATCGGTGCGCCCGACCCGGATGCATGGGCGGAGTACGCCCGGACAGTGATAGGTCTCGCGGTCGAGCCGGGGGCTGCGGCCGACAGCGGCTCCGCCCCGGGCGAGGGGCCCGTGCGCTATCGCCTGCGTATGGACCAGCACCCGTTCCGCATGTGGCTGACGGAGGCGGAACCCGGTGGTGTGACGGTCATCGGCTGGGAGGTCCGTGACGGGGCGGCGATCGACGCGATGACGGTGCGGCTCAAGGAGGCCGGCGTCGACGTCACGGCGGGCACCGAGGAGGAGTGCCGGGACCGCCAGGTGGCCCGCATGGTGCACTTCACCGGCCCGCTCGGCATCCGCACCGAGCTGTTCTGCGGCCGCCGCCTCGCCCCCAGCCAGTTCGTGTCACCGCTCGGCGTCGACTTCGTGACCGGAGAACAGGGCCTCGGGCACGTCGTGATGAAGACACCGCACGTGCAGGAGGCGGTCGACTTCTACTGCGAGATCCTGGGCTTCCGGCTCAGCGACACCGCCGACTACCCCTGGGGCACCTTCTACTTCCTGGGCTGCAACCCCCGGCACCACAGCATCGCCTTCATCCGCTCGTACAAGAACGAGGGCACCCACCACATCCTGTGCGAGGTGACCAGCCCGGAGGAGGTCGGCCGCGCCCTGGACCGAACCCGCGAGCACGAGGTCGAGCTCATGGCCACGCTCGGCAAGCACGCCAACGACGGGATGTTCTCCTTCTACATGACGTCGCCCGCCGGCTTCGGCATCGAGATCGGAGCGGGCGGTGTGCAGGTCGACGAGAGCACCTGGGTGAGCCGCACCTACACCGCTGACATCTGGGGCCACCACCCCGTGGACTGA